AACGGAAAACTCTATCCTATTATTACGACTGCCTCGTTATAAAAAAGAAGGATCATTGTAACGATATAAATCTCCCCCTCTAACATCATGTACTTTACAAAAGTCAAGAAGGCACAAATCATTTGAGTAATAAGAGATTTGCGCCTTCTATTTTTATGTCCATTGTTGATATATAAGAAAGTGAATTTCTCTATGTTTTATTGGGCATAAAAATCATGCTTTTTGATTAATAAAAAAACCGCTTCTTCTTCTTTTTAAATTTATACTAAGGTTATTAAAAAAATGTTCTACCCCTTTAATGAAATATATATTTCATGTTATAATTAAAAAAGAAATATTTATTTAAATAAAGGGTGGAGATTATTTTGACGAAAGGTCAAGAAAATGGATTGTTATCCGAAAGCACGCAAACATCAGCAACTCTATTTAAAAAAGCATGTAAAGTAATTCCTGGTGGAGTGACAGCAAATATTAAATATTTTAATCCTCATCCAATAATGATGGAAAAAGGAAAAGGAAGTAAGCTCTTTGATGTAGATGGAAATGAATACATTGATTACTTATTATGTTATGGTGCTCTTATTTTAGGCCATGGTCATCATAAAGTATTTGAAGCTGTAACAAAGCAAATGATGGAATCTGGTACAACTATCTTCGGTACACCACACAAAATGGAAACAACGATGGCCGAAAAATTAATTGAGTTATATCCAGGTATTGAAATGGTTCGCTATACAAACTCAGGATTAGAAGCAACACTTTTAGCTATTCGTACGGCTGTTGCCTACACAGGTAAACAGAAAATTGCAAAATTTGAAGGGCATTATCATGGCGGCTATGATCAAGTACTTGTAAGTGTTAATCCTGATATGGATAGAGCTGGGGAACCATCAGCTCCTAAAGCAGTAGGTGAATCAAGAGGATTACCAGATTACTATCTTAAAAATACAGTTATTCTCCCATTTAATAATTTAGACGCAACAGAGAAAATTCTAAGAGATCACGCACATGAATTAGCAGGTGTTATTCTAGAACCAATTCAAGGTGGTTTTATCCCTGCTAATCAAGATTTTATGACAGGTCTTCGCAAAATTACAGAAAAGCTGAATATTGTATTAATCTTCGACGAAGTAAAAACTGGGTTTAGATTATCACTTGGTGGTGCACAAAAAATTTATGGGATTAAACCAGATATTACAGCTTTAGGAAAAGTTCTTGGTGGTGGTTTCCCTATAGGAGCTATTGGTGGGAAGAAAGAGATGATGATGATTAGTTCTGCTAGAGATGGTCGCGACATTTTAACAGCAGGTGCAGAAAATACCGATAAACAAGACCCTCTATATCATAGTGGAACATACAATGGTCATCCAACTATACTTTCAGCAGGATTAGCAACGATTAATGTACTAGAACAAGAAGGTACAATGGACAAATTATTTGCAAGAACTCAATTACTAAGAAAACAGTTAGAGGAAATCTATAAATCTTATGGATTAACTATGCAAACACTTGGCATGGGGAGTATTTTTAATATTATCCTTGGTGAAGGAGATATAAGAAATTATCGTGATATGAGCAAAACTAATACAAAATTACGAAAACAAATTGATTATGAATTGTTGAAGTTAGGTATTTATACAAAACCACTTAATCGCTACTCAATGTCAGTAGTGCACACTGAAGAAGATGTACATCGTACAGTAGCAGCTCATGATGAAGCCATCAAACGTGTTTTAAATAAATAAGCGTTCTTCACTAAAGCTAAAGAAGGAAAAATAGAGCTATAACAGGTGTGTATCCTTACACCTCTTTATAGCTCTATTTTCTATTCAATGAGTACAATCATCTCTTTTTTATGAAAAAATATTTGAATAAGTAAACAGATTGTTACCAACACCTTTTAGAAAAAATTAAAGGCTATATACTATAAGATAATCCTGAAATATGTTTCCCCTTTAAAATAAGAGAAGAATTAGCTTCTAGAAATAATATTTTAAAATCTCGAATTCACCTTATTCCTTATATAGGTTTGCTACGCATTTAGAATGATATACAATCTATATAAGATGAGTATTTTTAGTTTATAATCTTAACTATATCCTTCAAACTAAAGCCTTAATATAGTTTATAACATTAACAAAATAAGGAGATTGTCTAAACCTATGGAAAATATATATATACACATCGCAGAGCAAATGCCTAGTATGAGTAAGGCAAATATGAAAATAGCTAAATATATTTTAGAAAACCCTAATACAGTTCCCTTTTTAACCGCAGATAAATTAGCAAAAATCACAAAAGTTAGCCATGCCACTGTTGTACGGTTTGCCACTTTTTTAGGTTGTTCTGGTTATCCAGAGTTACAACAATATATACAAAATTCTGCGCAACAACAGTTGACAACAACCGATAGATTAAAAATTTCTAAAGAGGTTTACAATGATGAAGACCAAGGAATATATGATATCTTTTTAGATGATATCTCAAACATAAAATCAACTTTTGAGAAATTGGACATCGATATGTTTAAACAAGCAGTAGACAGGCTTATACAGGCTAAAAGAGTGTATATTGTAGCGAATCGAAGCGCTACAGCCTTAGGCGTATTTTTACAATACTACTTTCAATTTCTCTTAGATAAAGTTGAGCTGATACACTCAATAGAAACAGTGTCAGAGCGTTTGTATGATTTGAATAAGGATGATGTAGTTATTGGCATTAGCTTTGCGAGATATACGAAAAGCACCATACAAGTTCTAGAGTACGCCAAAGAAAGAGAAGCTTCTACTATAGCAATAACAGATAATCTTTTATCACCTCTTATCCCATACGCAGACATGCCATTAACAGCATCGAGTCAGATGCCTACTTTTATCGATTCATTTGTGGCACCCCTTAGTTTAATAAATGCCCTTATTATATCAGTAGGGAGAGGAAGAGAAGAAAAATTCCAAAATAAATTAGAATCTCTTGAAGAAATATGGGAGAAATTCGATATTTTCTATAAAAAATAATCTTTAAATGTCTTACAATTACATAGTGAATAAGACAAAGCAGATTCATGAAGTATGAAAGCACGCTTTGTCTTATTACATTTTAATAAATGTACTTAAAAACCATCAAAGATTTTGTAATTCAATTCGATCTAATTCTTTTTGTCTTTTCTTTTTAAAACGTTCTCTTCCTGAAATCCATGTGCTTAACAGTCCACATAAAGCAACAATTAGGATGACCCATGTAGAAGAATTATCATTATTATCCATTAATCTATTAAAAAAGAGGCTAATAACACCTATGTATACAATGGGAAGAATCCCACCTAAATAAGGGTTCTTTCGCGTTGATAAATATTCTTGAATAAGCAAAATAAGAATGACTACTAGTATTTTCACTATATAATCCATCATTAAACATCCTTTTCTGTTTTATATTTTTCAATAATGATTTTAGCCACATCGAGGCTCAAACGTTCATCAATAACAAAACCCTTAATCATATTTACAAATTCTACATCTTCCTCTTGACTATGCACTTCAATTTTTTTTATTAAACGATCTAGTTTTGCTCGTACAGTTGGATAAGAAACATCATAGAGACTAGACATGTTTTTTAACGAGCCTGAATTCAAAATAAATTTCCTAATAAATTCTAAAGACTCTTTATCTAATGCAAGAACCCATGAAGGAATTTCTCCTCTTTCCATAAATAACCACCTCCTTATATAAATAATGTTAAATTAAAAATTAATTTTATTCAAGTTTAAAATAAAAATATTTAAAATTATTTCAATTATGTTATAAAACTTGGTTGGTATTATCGATAAAAGATATGTTGTATATGATATGAATTTCTAGTTTGGATAAAACTTCTTCAATAAAGTAGTAAAAGCTCAAACTCGTTGCCATTCAACAAATTTGAGCCTTTTCTTTCCCTTTAGTTATACTTTTAAGGACGTGAATTAAATGAAAAAATGGTTACCAAAGTTAAATGCCGGTCTTTTCATCTTATGATTATTCATTATGATTAAAAATGATTCTCAAATTTCCTTTTACTTTCCCGTTCCTTAAGTACGTAATCTAATGTTTTGTTGTTCGTTCATAATACATTTTAAATTAAATCTGATTACCGTTTTTCCACGTTATATCGTAAAGTTCTTTTCCATTACTTGCCCACTTATTAGCTATGTATACCCTTTTTATTCGTGCCGTTTCATCATACTTATTTTTAAAATAAATTTCTATCTTATCAGGACCAGCAATAAGATGATTTTCGATTTATGCAAGTTATACTTTATTTAGATGATGGAGAGATGACGATTTTAAAAATGTGGTTTTTTTAAAGCTACTCCAATAATATAATAAGCCCAACAAAAGATCAGTCTTATGAAGAGTATTAAAAGAACTATAATAAGTTTTTCTGTTATAAACTCTCATTTCTTGATGGTTTACCGAAATAGGAGTAACACTCCAATCTTCAAGGAAATAACTTCTAAAGATTATATATTAGATACGCTGGGAGTGAAAGAGGATACTAATTTTATAGGAATAGCGTCAGGAAAATATGGATTTATAACTTTAAGGAAAATTCAATATTAAAAAGCCTAATTTCTCAATTTAATGCGAAGAAATTAGGCTTTTTCCTTAATTCATTAAAGCGCCCTTTAGTAGAAAATGGGTGCGAGAATCAGCATTGGTACTGAACAGAAAATCATAAAAACACTGTTAGTCTCTTATATTGACTTACTACTATTGCTAATCCTATAGATTAGGTACAAAATGACCAAAAAGACGAAGCTGTTTCCCTTAAAAAAGGCGACTTAGAAGTTTTATTTAAAGCTTTACTTCTACCTCAGTTCCATCCTTCAATCTCGTTTCAACAAGGATAACTCCACTGTACTTAGAAAATCCTTGCAGCAACAGCTTCAAATCTTTTCTTTCAATTTCCGGGAATATGAATTTGCTGCCGTCTTTTTCAATTGCTTTATTTATTAAGCGATTAATCCTTTTTGATGTAACAATCAAACTAACCAAATTTAAAACCGTATAGGGAACGGGAATGGAAAATCGTTTATCCTTTACTTTCACCTTGACTTTTAACATAATTTACTCAATCACCACGAAGACTTTATCACCCTTGGATGAGGTGATGTCAACAATCTGTCCGTCCAATTCATTTTCAATTGCTTCAATGAGCAGGTCAATGTTAATATCTTTTACATATTTTTCTGCCTCAGGTATTTTTTCAGCAATGTTTGTCCCTACTTTCAAAACAGCCTTTACCAGATTAATTGGTAAATTCACATTTACATTATCTCCTTCTTCAGAGCTCACACGAATCTTTAACATTTTATTTCCATATGGGACTTCTTTATTTATTGTCACTAGCTCTGGCTGATCTTTACCTTGTAAAATATTAATTAATTCACTTGCTTTTTCCTTATCAATCTTTCCTTCCTCCACCAGCGTTAAGACTCTCGAAATTTCGTCCTTCATTATACTTCCCCCTCTTTTAATAACTGAATGGCTTTCTCTGCCGTAATTTCGCCTTTTTCCAATAGCGATACAATTTTTTTCTTATCTACTTCCGGTTTCTTTTGAGAGGAATATCCCAGGGTAGAGATAATTTCATCTAATTTTCCTCTGACAGTCGGATAGGAAATTCCAAGTTCCTTCTCGACTTCTTTTATATTTCCACGACATTTAAGAAAAATTTCAATAAAATGCAGCTGTTCCTGACCGAGAGCCGCCAGTCTTGAAACTTCAAATTCGTTTTCTACCGTTGTCTGGCAATGGTTACACTGTAGCTTAGTAATTTTAAGCGCCTTCGTGCAAACCGGGCAATTAGTGAGTAAAGGATATGCCATACTGTTCTCCTTTCTTTCATTTAATCATATCATACACTACATCTTTTAATTTTAAAATAAATATTTAATATTTTTATAAAAAATCACGATTTTATTTAATAAATCAAATCACAAATTAAATAAATTAATTTTCCAACGCATGATTTAAATTAAAAAACAGACTCATTAGAGAGTCTGTCTGATTGTCGAGAAAGGGATAAGAGCCTATTTGACACTTAAAGAAAGGTTCTTCGATCTATAGTGAGTTCATTATTTTAGAACATTTTCTGAAACTTTTGGAAGACACTTTTCTTCATAACAAACATTACTATTTTATCAAGAAAATCAAGACCATAAAATTAAAACAAGATGAAATCGAAAAAGAGTTTGTGTCGTAAGTAAAGGAGAGCTTCATAACGCTCTCCTTTTTATTTTAATAAATATAAGAATAAATCAACCTACAATCGTCAATTGGTAACAACACATCAACAAGGCATTTTTCTTAATAAAATCACTTAATATTTTAAATTTCCGTTATCTTACCAATTGCAAATTTAAACTTTATTTTGCGTACTTTTTGCATTTTACTTTGTAGAAGGATTAACACCCTGTCCGGAAAACTAGGATTTCTTATATCTTCCTATTTTTTTGGACAGCCCCCTTTTTCCACCAGTTTAAGAAAGACTTACTGATCCTCTGATTCTACCTCAAGGCTTTCCACTTTATTATTTTTTTTAACTTCTAGACGCACTATCTTACCTTGAATATCTTGAGATTTATTGTCAACATCCTTTTCAAAATCATTTGCTTTTGTATAAGTTTTTTTACCATTATGTACTTCTATCGTGACTTCATTACTTGTTTCATTAATTAGCTTTCCAATTACGTTGTAATCTCCATCTGATTCTTTTTCGTAAATACCCTCATCATTAGCTTTAGCTTGAGGGGTTAATTCTAAGCTTTCAGCATTTTGACCTTTTGTGTTTACCTCAATTTTCACCAATTCCCCTTTTATGTCCCCATTTATTTCATCCTCTTTTTCAAAGGTATTTCTTTTTGGTATTTTGACTTTTTCATTATCAATGATAAGGGTTAATTCGTCTTGTGTTTCCTTATCCAGTGTTCCTACTAAATCAAACTCTTCATCTTGATTACCATTCTTTTCGGGATACTTAGTGTATTTCTGTAGATTTGTTTGTTTTTGAGAGGTATCAGTGTTAATGGTAGGAGATTTTTCTTCACTAGCACATCCAGAAAGACTGCTCATAGTAAGAGCCCCCACTATTGAAACACATAGCACAACGGTTTTCTTATTCATATAAACTTTTCCTCCTTCGTCTACTTATGATTATATTGCCCGTCTGGCTAGTAAATAAACAAAAAGAGGTTTAAATCAATAGATACGTCTAACAAAAGTGCAATGAATCTCTAAAACTCCTTATATCTTCATTAAATTGGTTTATTGAAAACAAAATTCATACTCTATGGTGAAGACTGTTCAATTTAAGAAGTCCAGAAGGAAATATTTTTTTATTGATGAGTTTTGAAAAGATGTTTTACGTAAAATATATTCCAGACAAAAAATCAAAGAGACCTATTATTTAGTCCTAACTACATCGTTCTTACCTCTACATTATTAGGAATGTAAAAAACGATAGTAAGATAGAGGTGATAAACATAGCAATCAGTGGCTTAAAGGCTTTTGTTCGGAGATCTTTTAAACTTACGTTTAATCCTAATCCCACCATAGCCATAGTTAAAATAAAGGTTGTTAGACCTGAAATATCATTCATAATATTCTTAGATATAATAATGTACTTTCCTAGAACATAGCTTCCAAAAACACTCATCATAATGAATCCTATTAAAAACCAAGGGAATTCAATTTTTGTATCTTCCTGAACTTTTCCCGTACGTTTCATCCAATACATTAAGATAAAACTTAATGGAACAAGTAGGAAGACCCGACCTAATTTCGCTAATAGACCTATTGCTAAAGCATCGCGTCCACCAGGAGCTGCGGCTAAAGCTACATGTGCAATTTCATGTAGTCCAACCCCTGCCCAAATGCCATATTGAACATCTGTCAATCCGATATAAGGTCTTAAAATTGTATATCCAATAGCAAATATTGTCCCTACCAAAGCAATTATACCAGCCCCTATAGCCGTATCTTTTTCTTTTGCTTTCAAAATCGGAGAAACGGCTGCGATAGCAGCTGCTCCACAAACTCCTGTTCCAATTCCTAAAAGGAGAGATAAAGAAGCATCTGCCTTTAGCCATTTAGCAATTAAAACTGTTAAGAAAATTGAAAAAACAATGGTTCCTACATCTCGGACTAGTAGACCTAATCCCTGATGAATGACTACATCAATATTTAACTTTAAACCAAATAAAATAATAGCAAAACGTAATAGTCTCTTGGAAGAAAATTCAACTCCTGAGCGTATACTTTCAGGATACCCCCACATCTGACGGTAAATTACAGCAATCACAATAGCACAGGCAAGTTGCCCAACGTGATTAAAACCAGGAACTTTAGCCAATCCATACCCCATTAATGCAATAATAAAAGTAAACCCAATGCCCACAAACCATAAGGCAAAAGAAGAGAGTTTCTTAACTTCTGTGCGTAATAACATTGTATTTTTTTCTTTAGCTGTCATATTCTTATCCCCAATACTAATTATTTAGTTTTAAACTAAATAATTTATTTATACTTTTACTATAAAAGGAGATAAAACATTAGGGAAATATAGATAAATTATCTTAATGATTAATAATGTTAATCGTTAACATTAGGGGAGAGGAACTAGGGTATTTTTATCAACAAGCAATTTTACATCACGAATATTGTTCTATGCTACTTAGAGGATTTGACCAAGTTTTTACCCGCTGCCAAAAGACAACAGTCTTTCTTTCTAAAAATTCATTAGGGTATGCCTAGGAGTAACATTCCCCTCCCCCATAAAGACTCACGTGCACGGTCTGTCGTTATAATTTTATCTTTAATTGAAGACTGTCAAACTAACTTACACATCATCTTTAAGAATCTCAATTTACACTTCTACATATAAAAAAATAATTTGAGACTTCTTCTACCCACCATAATTTCTTAGTTTAAGATAAAGCCTCTTCAAGAAACTAATAAAAGCTCAAACACGTTGAATGCCCACTTGCTTGAGCTTTTTCTTGCTTTTTACATATACTTTTACAAAAGTCTAGCAGCTCAATGAATATTTATCTCTTTTAGGTGTTAGAGGGTTAGATCATTTTTATGTTTTAGATAAAAAGTTTTTAAAAATGCTTCATCATGAATTGCTTTCACAAAAGATTCTACTGTTTTACCTTTATTCACAGGACAAACCTCCTCGTATAAAACCAAATATTATACAGGATAGACGGGGTGCTTACGCTCAGAAAAAATTAGGTATTTTGAAGAATATGCTTCAAAGCGTTTAGTTAACTCATCGCGTAGTGAGTTTGCCGGAATGACTCCATCAATAACCATTTCTGAAGCAAGCCGGTAAATATCAATATCTTCTTTATATTCCGCACGCTTTTCAGCAATAAATGCAGCCTTCTCTTCTTCAGGTAATACAGCAATTTTGTTGGCATACACAGCATTGACGGCTGCTTCTGGTCCCATCACGGCAATTGAAGCGGAAGGTAGAGCCAAACAAGCATCGGGTTCAAACGCCGGGCCGGCCATTGCATATAGACCTGCACCGTATGCCTTTCGAACGATAACAGATATCTTGGGCACAGTTGCCTCCGCCATCGCAGAAATCATTTTTGCACCATGTCGAATGATTCCTGCCCGTTCTACCTTTGTGCCAATCATAAATCCAGGCACATCAACTAGGAACAATAACGGAATATGGTATGCATCACAAAGATTAATAAATTTCGCAGCTTTGTCAGCACTATCATGGAATAGCACGCCACCCTTTACACGAGGCTGATTAGCTATGATGCCGATCGGTTTTCCGTCCATACGGGCAAGACCTGTAATAAGCTCGGTAGCAAATAATTTCTTAATCTCAAAGAAAGAACCTTCATCAATAATTCCATTAATAAGGTCATGCATATTAAAGGGAGAGTTTTGATTTGCCGGAATCAGCTCTTCCAATGATTTCTTCATTTGTTTAGGTGCTACTGCCTCATGAACTGGCGGCTTTTCTGAAAAATTTGCCGGAAAGTAAGAAAGATAATTGCGGGCAATGGAAATAGCTTCCTCTTCATTTTTAGCGAGTACATCACCGCACCCTGATACTGAACAATGCATACGAGCGCCGCCCATTTCTTCCAATGTAACTTTTTCCCCGATAACCATTTCGGCCATCCGTGGTGAGCCAAGGTACATTGATGCATTTTTATCTACCATGATAACAATATCGCAAAATGCCGGGATATAAGCCCCACCTGCGGCAGATGGACCAAACAGAAGACAAATTTGCGGTACTTTTCCAGATAGTTTCACTTGATTGTAAAAGATTCTGCCTGCCCCGCGACGCCCAGGAAACATTTCTACCTGATCTGTAATCCTTGCTCCTGCTGAATCTACTAAATAAATTAGTGGTATGCGAAGTTTCTCAGCTGTTTCTTGAATTCGAATGATTTTTTCAACCGTCCGTGATCCCCAGGAACCTGCTTTAATAGTTGAATCATTAGCCATCACACAAACAACCTGGCCATTAATCTTCCCCATTCCTGTCACAACTCCATCGGCAGGAAGTTCCCCCGCCATGCAGTTTGCAAATAGCGCATCCTCCAGTTCAAAGCCAGGATCGAATAACTGTTTTAAACGGTCCCGAACAAAAAGTTTTCCTTGTTCTGTGTTTTTTTCATGATACTTAAGAGCACCCCCTTTTTTAATTCTTTCTACTCTTTCTTCAAGTATTTGTTGTAGAGGTTTCATATCCATTGTCTTTCCTCCTCTATTCATTCCATTTTTTTATTCTCCAATATATATGGGGGTTCTTTTTTCCTTAAAGGCCTGTAAGCCTTCTAAACGATCCTTCGATGGAATCGTTACTTCATAGGCACTTTGCTCAATGGCAAGACCGGTGTTCATATCAACATCATAGCCTTTATCAATGGCGAACTTTGCTTGCGCGACGGCAATTGGACCATTTCGGACAATTTGCCCTGCGATTTCTAAAGCTTTTTTAATCAAATGATTTGAAGGGGCCGTATGCTCTACTAACCCAATTTCTAAGGCTTCTGCTGCATCA
This sequence is a window from Priestia filamentosa. Protein-coding genes within it:
- a CDS encoding aspartate aminotransferase family protein yields the protein MTKGQENGLLSESTQTSATLFKKACKVIPGGVTANIKYFNPHPIMMEKGKGSKLFDVDGNEYIDYLLCYGALILGHGHHKVFEAVTKQMMESGTTIFGTPHKMETTMAEKLIELYPGIEMVRYTNSGLEATLLAIRTAVAYTGKQKIAKFEGHYHGGYDQVLVSVNPDMDRAGEPSAPKAVGESRGLPDYYLKNTVILPFNNLDATEKILRDHAHELAGVILEPIQGGFIPANQDFMTGLRKITEKLNIVLIFDEVKTGFRLSLGGAQKIYGIKPDITALGKVLGGGFPIGAIGGKKEMMMISSARDGRDILTAGAENTDKQDPLYHSGTYNGHPTILSAGLATINVLEQEGTMDKLFARTQLLRKQLEEIYKSYGLTMQTLGMGSIFNIILGEGDIRNYRDMSKTNTKLRKQIDYELLKLGIYTKPLNRYSMSVVHTEEDVHRTVAAHDEAIKRVLNK
- a CDS encoding MurR/RpiR family transcriptional regulator — protein: MENIYIHIAEQMPSMSKANMKIAKYILENPNTVPFLTADKLAKITKVSHATVVRFATFLGCSGYPELQQYIQNSAQQQLTTTDRLKISKEVYNDEDQGIYDIFLDDISNIKSTFEKLDIDMFKQAVDRLIQAKRVYIVANRSATALGVFLQYYFQFLLDKVELIHSIETVSERLYDLNKDDVVIGISFARYTKSTIQVLEYAKEREASTIAITDNLLSPLIPYADMPLTASSQMPTFIDSFVAPLSLINALIISVGRGREEKFQNKLESLEEIWEKFDIFYKK
- a CDS encoding DUF2089 family protein, with the protein product MERGEIPSWVLALDKESLEFIRKFILNSGSLKNMSSLYDVSYPTVRAKLDRLIKKIEVHSQEEDVEFVNMIKGFVIDERLSLDVAKIIIEKYKTEKDV
- a CDS encoding SHOCT-like domain-containing protein, giving the protein MKDEISRVLTLVEEGKIDKEKASELINILQGKDQPELVTINKEVPYGNKMLKIRVSSEEGDNVNVNLPINLVKAVLKVGTNIAEKIPEAEKYVKDINIDLLIEAIENELDGQIVDITSSKGDKVFVVIE
- a CDS encoding DUF2089 domain-containing protein → MAYPLLTNCPVCTKALKITKLQCNHCQTTVENEFEVSRLAALGQEQLHFIEIFLKCRGNIKEVEKELGISYPTVRGKLDEIISTLGYSSQKKPEVDKKKIVSLLEKGEITAEKAIQLLKEGEV
- a CDS encoding YeiH family protein, encoding MLLRTEVKKLSSFALWFVGIGFTFIIALMGYGLAKVPGFNHVGQLACAIVIAVIYRQMWGYPESIRSGVEFSSKRLLRFAIILFGLKLNIDVVIHQGLGLLVRDVGTIVFSIFLTVLIAKWLKADASLSLLLGIGTGVCGAAAIAAVSPILKAKEKDTAIGAGIIALVGTIFAIGYTILRPYIGLTDVQYGIWAGVGLHEIAHVALAAAPGGRDALAIGLLAKLGRVFLLVPLSFILMYWMKRTGKVQEDTKIEFPWFLIGFIMMSVFGSYVLGKYIIISKNIMNDISGLTTFILTMAMVGLGLNVSLKDLRTKAFKPLIAMFITSILLSFFTFLIM
- a CDS encoding acyl-CoA carboxylase subunit beta — its product is MDMKPLQQILEERVERIKKGGALKYHEKNTEQGKLFVRDRLKQLFDPGFELEDALFANCMAGELPADGVVTGMGKINGQVVCVMANDSTIKAGSWGSRTVEKIIRIQETAEKLRIPLIYLVDSAGARITDQVEMFPGRRGAGRIFYNQVKLSGKVPQICLLFGPSAAGGAYIPAFCDIVIMVDKNASMYLGSPRMAEMVIGEKVTLEEMGGARMHCSVSGCGDVLAKNEEEAISIARNYLSYFPANFSEKPPVHEAVAPKQMKKSLEELIPANQNSPFNMHDLINGIIDEGSFFEIKKLFATELITGLARMDGKPIGIIANQPRVKGGVLFHDSADKAAKFINLCDAYHIPLLFLVDVPGFMIGTKVERAGIIRHGAKMISAMAEATVPKISVIVRKAYGAGLYAMAGPAFEPDACLALPSASIAVMGPEAAVNAVYANKIAVLPEEEKAAFIAEKRAEYKEDIDIYRLASEMVIDGVIPANSLRDELTKRFEAYSSKYLIFSERKHPVYPV